One segment of Spiroplasma cantharicola DNA contains the following:
- the asnS gene encoding asparagine--tRNA ligase, whose product MKDIKELYLKYKEIKSINLIARVRNNRQGKAVSFLVLNDGTTIKDVQVVYKSDVKGYEQATQSRVGSIIEIKGKVILTPGKQQEFEIQAEEIILLDQAIEEYPLQKKEHSPEFLREISHLRARTKTFQSIFKIRSVAAFAIHKFFQEKNYIYVNTPIITGNDAEGAGESFTVTTKKDGNYEDDFFGKKASLTVSGQLHGESYAQAFKNIYTFGPTFRAENSHTSKHAAEFWMIEPEMAFCDLKENLEVIESLIKYTINYIFETAKEELEFCNENLETGLIDKLNNVRKSNFVVSKYEEVIEVLKQAVKNGHKFEESNIEFGLDLATEHERYICEVVNKCPTFVTNYPKEIKAFYMKQDENNKTVAAADLLVPGIGELVGGSQREDSFDKIIKRCKEMGIEPEDLSWYNELRNFGYYKSSGFGLGFERLIMYVTGASNIRDVISFPRTPKNLLF is encoded by the coding sequence ATGAAAGATATTAAAGAATTATATTTAAAATATAAAGAAATAAAAAGTATAAATTTAATTGCAAGAGTAAGAAATAATAGACAAGGTAAAGCTGTCAGTTTTTTAGTTTTAAATGATGGAACAACAATTAAAGATGTTCAAGTAGTTTATAAATCTGATGTTAAAGGTTATGAACAAGCCACACAATCTAGAGTGGGTTCAATCATTGAAATTAAAGGTAAAGTAATTTTAACTCCTGGTAAGCAACAAGAGTTTGAAATTCAAGCTGAAGAAATTATTTTATTAGATCAAGCAATTGAAGAATATCCACTTCAAAAAAAAGAACACTCTCCTGAATTCTTAAGAGAGATATCTCATTTAAGAGCTAGAACAAAAACTTTTCAATCTATTTTTAAAATTAGATCAGTAGCAGCATTTGCTATTCATAAATTTTTTCAAGAAAAAAATTATATTTATGTAAATACACCAATAATTACAGGAAATGATGCTGAGGGTGCAGGAGAATCATTTACAGTTACCACAAAAAAAGATGGTAACTATGAAGACGATTTTTTTGGTAAAAAAGCAAGTTTAACAGTTTCTGGTCAATTGCATGGTGAATCATATGCTCAGGCTTTTAAAAATATTTATACTTTTGGTCCAACTTTTAGAGCAGAAAATTCTCATACTTCAAAACATGCAGCTGAATTCTGAATGATAGAACCGGAAATGGCTTTTTGTGATTTAAAAGAAAATTTAGAAGTAATTGAAAGTTTAATTAAATATACAATTAACTATATTTTTGAAACTGCAAAAGAAGAATTAGAATTTTGCAATGAAAATTTAGAAACAGGATTAATTGATAAATTAAATAATGTAAGAAAATCTAATTTTGTTGTAAGTAAATATGAAGAGGTTATTGAAGTTCTTAAACAAGCAGTTAAAAATGGTCATAAATTTGAAGAATCAAATATTGAATTTGGTCTTGATTTGGCTACAGAACATGAAAGATATATTTGTGAGGTTGTTAATAAGTGCCCAACATTTGTAACCAATTACCCAAAAGAGATTAAAGCATTTTACATGAAACAAGATGAAAATAATAAAACTGTTGCAGCAGCAGATTTATTAGTTCCAGGAATTGGTGAATTAGTTGGTGGTAGTCAAAGAGAAGATAGTTTTGATAAAATTATTAAAAGATGTAAAGAAATGGGAATTGAACCTGAGGATTTAAGTTGATATAACGAACTTAGAAATTTTGGATATTATAAATCATCAGGATTTGGATTAGGATTTGAAAGACTTATAATGTATGTTACTGGAGCTTCAAATATAAGAGATGTAATTTCTTTTCCAAGAACACCTAAAAATTTATTATTTTAA
- a CDS encoding glycosyltransferase family 2 protein, with product MLVSFVLTWQDIEENIDATLQSILDQSDNDCEIILIADKMLESNEQLSISRKYFWDIENIKIVINSSIQGASVCWNTAIDLADGEYIHFISQGDIINPNFISLLKKELAKYDNKEIDVLEYTTQLTGLSDKCIDTLLEKGKIYNLNNEYQPFAYLSTSLSNKLFKTNLLKEFGFKFRRFVRYDMLFAYKVLGQANSYLFLNINEPLEEMNLQKVQYSVFDLVNQWTHILNYFRRIGKFKPLKDYLNYAYYKTMIHIWLWNIKKFDNKLLIKKSANFAIRKFEDKREDFMKNNKAFLETEDERFKEIIKGFSSYMKNLLKLAK from the coding sequence ATGTTAGTTTCATTTGTTCTTACGTGACAAGATATTGAAGAAAATATTGATGCTACATTACAAAGCATTTTAGATCAAAGTGATAATGATTGTGAAATAATTTTAATTGCAGATAAAATGTTAGAAAGTAATGAGCAACTTTCAATATCAAGAAAATATTTTTGAGATATTGAAAATATAAAAATAGTTATAAATAGTTCAATTCAAGGAGCTTCAGTTTGTTGAAATACAGCTATTGATTTAGCTGATGGTGAATATATACATTTTATATCTCAAGGAGATATAATTAATCCTAATTTTATTAGTTTATTAAAAAAAGAATTGGCAAAATATGATAATAAAGAAATTGATGTTTTAGAATATACTACTCAATTAACTGGTTTATCTGATAAATGCATTGATACTCTATTAGAAAAAGGAAAGATTTATAATTTAAATAATGAATATCAACCTTTTGCTTACTTAAGTACTTCTTTATCAAACAAGTTGTTTAAAACTAATTTACTAAAGGAATTTGGTTTCAAATTTAGAAGATTTGTAAGATATGATATGTTATTTGCATATAAAGTTTTAGGTCAAGCAAATTCTTATTTGTTTTTAAATATAAATGAACCTTTAGAAGAAATGAATTTACAAAAAGTTCAATACTCAGTTTTTGATTTAGTTAATCAATGAACTCATATTTTAAATTATTTTAGAAGAATTGGTAAATTTAAGCCTTTAAAAGATTATTTAAATTATGCATATTACAAAACTATGATTCATATATGATTATGAAATATTAAAAAATTTGATAATAAATTACTAATTAAAAAGTCAGCAAATTTTGCAATAAGAAAATTTGAAGATAAAAGAGAAGACTTTATGAAAAATAATAAAGCATTTTTAGAAACAGAAGATGAAAGGTTCAAAGAAATAATAAAAGGGTTTTCATCATATATGAAAAATTTATTAAAATTAGCTAAATAA
- a CDS encoding RDD family protein, which yields MINQENQKDERDSFRNLVKPHLGRIFFARFFDIILCSIPTLLLSFLNPIHDLKSLLINIPISQIVLFFYFVFLPYFCKGNTLGKLIFNLRLKKSNYEKIKMSEIFFRELYFLYIPLFFLLIIQIIMGIILFTSPRDSNNMIILKIINNIGYAFLAMWFMYIPLTIYLQKDNISAIDLKLKTRVYYLEKIIIIEKNEQEFDHVHLQKNKPGKINLEEIKKIIGEEDE from the coding sequence ATGATAAATCAAGAAAATCAAAAAGATGAAAGAGATTCTTTTAGAAATTTGGTTAAACCACATTTAGGAAGAATATTTTTTGCAAGATTTTTTGATATTATTTTATGTTCAATTCCAACTTTACTATTATCTTTTTTAAATCCAATTCACGATTTAAAAAGTTTACTTATTAACATTCCAATAAGTCAAATAGTATTATTTTTTTATTTTGTTTTTTTGCCATACTTTTGCAAGGGAAATACTTTAGGAAAATTAATTTTTAATTTAAGGTTGAAAAAAAGTAATTATGAAAAAATTAAAATGTCAGAAATTTTCTTTAGAGAATTATATTTTTTATATATCCCTTTATTTTTTTTATTAATTATTCAGATTATTATGGGAATTATTTTATTTACTTCTCCAAGAGATTCCAATAATATGATAATCTTAAAAATAATAAATAATATTGGATATGCTTTTTTAGCAATGTGATTTATGTATATACCTTTAACAATTTATTTGCAAAAAGATAATATTTCAGCAATTGATCTTAAATTAAAAACAAGAGTTTATTATCTTGAAAAAATAATTATAATAGAAAAAAATGAGCAAGAGTTTGATCATGTTCATTTACAAAAAAATAAACCAGGTAAAATTAATCTAGAAGAAATAAAAAAAATAATAGGAGAAGAAGATGAATAA
- a CDS encoding serine hydrolase domain-containing protein, with protein MNNFENTKNKLIEFVEKKYFTGAVLKINRNKENIFSFSFGINDVDKKTKMNEDLIFRGYSLTKTVTVAAFLTLIDKKIISLNEPLHKFFPEFKNMKVLNNNEIIDAKKEILIKHLLTMTSGLAYFGNKNITQKETTVLLSEFVKPVNGEFMNYKEFIKKLSKIPLEFEPGTNWRYGLSLDVIAGVIEKVTGMTYRDFVKEAIFDKLEMSDSDFYLKDKNREAKVYNWSLVNDEPILKKVENFNFFIQEIDKVPKMPMGGAGLFTTVKDYLKFLDFLIDGKDSKGNQIISKKILKEMTSDKLKKLKSNFRWTLNEDYSYGYGVRVRIKNDNFPLTEIGEFGWDGLLGSIGLVDPLNKFSVCLMLSSKPGHNKLIESEFFAELYKDLKSI; from the coding sequence ATGAATAATTTTGAAAATACAAAAAATAAATTAATAGAGTTTGTCGAAAAAAAATATTTTACCGGAGCAGTTTTAAAAATTAATAGAAATAAAGAAAATATTTTTTCCTTTTCATTTGGTATTAATGATGTAGATAAAAAAACTAAAATGAATGAAGATTTAATTTTTAGAGGCTATTCTCTTACAAAAACTGTAACTGTGGCTGCGTTTCTAACTTTAATTGATAAAAAGATAATTAGTTTAAATGAACCTTTACATAAATTTTTTCCAGAATTTAAAAATATGAAAGTTTTAAATAATAATGAGATAATCGATGCCAAAAAAGAGATTTTAATTAAACACCTATTAACAATGACATCAGGGTTAGCATATTTCGGAAATAAAAATATAACACAAAAAGAAACAACAGTGTTATTATCAGAATTTGTAAAACCTGTTAATGGTGAATTTATGAATTACAAAGAATTTATAAAAAAACTTTCAAAAATTCCTTTGGAATTTGAACCAGGAACAAATTGGAGATATGGACTATCTCTTGATGTTATTGCAGGTGTTATTGAAAAAGTTACTGGGATGACTTATAGAGATTTTGTAAAAGAGGCAATATTTGATAAATTAGAAATGTCTGACAGCGATTTTTATTTAAAAGACAAAAATAGAGAGGCAAAAGTTTATAATTGAAGTTTAGTAAATGATGAACCAATATTAAAAAAAGTTGAGAATTTTAATTTTTTCATTCAAGAGATTGATAAGGTTCCCAAAATGCCAATGGGTGGAGCTGGTTTATTTACAACTGTAAAAGATTATTTAAAATTTTTAGATTTTTTAATTGATGGAAAAGATTCAAAGGGAAATCAAATTATTAGTAAAAAAATATTAAAAGAAATGACATCAGATAAATTAAAGAAATTGAAATCAAATTTTAGATGAACTTTAAATGAAGATTATAGTTATGGTTATGGGGTTAGAGTAAGAATAAAAAATGACAATTTCCCTTTAACTGAAATTGGAGAGTTCGGTTGAGATGGATTATTAGGGTCAATTGGTTTAGTTGATCCATTAAATAAATTTAGTGTTTGTTTAATGTTAAGTTCAAAACCAGGACATAATAAATTAATTGAAAGTGAGTTTTTTGCAGAACTTTATAAAGATTTAAAAAGTATTTAA
- a CDS encoding ATP-dependent helicase: MIKELLKELNDEQLDSVITTDVPVRIIAGAGSGKTRVITTKIAYLIEKEGIYPPKILAVTFTNKAAQEMKDRVNKIIPNLDRNPLITTFHSFCVRVLREDCEDIGISKDFTIIDASDQAKIIRDIIKKLDISTDKNRPERKILSKISNWKAKQIDWNEAYEETFNFEEKKWAKAYRDYQQYLYDKNYLDFDDLILKVHKLFNENIQIREKWRNRFDYIMVDEFQDTNYTQFDLVKWLTGSKNNLTVVGDPDQTIYSWRGAKVNIILNFKNEFANSRTIMLTENYRSTKPILDIANNFIDNNKNREKKDIFTQKKAGEIVQVKEVASRNFEAKFVTKKIKELVEENNYKYSDIFVLYRTNAWSQEFEKEFQNQKVPFQLIGGFKFRDRKVIKDVTALLRSVVFKDDLAMERVFTFTPKVGAVTASKLKIASEQLNLNLFDFLTSQNQEVNQISKNLNELVACLIKAREIFEENKSILKLTETLIKESGYRDRLDLKDKEDIEALQNLEAYYDQMEKYDNYYNESENELNRAVMFLQEEALSSDEDNQSEINKVTLLTIHSAKGLENKVVFIVGLNKDVFPSKMSFLSIENLEEERRAFYVAITRAQERVFISYVSGEYSYISNGELGPSRFIQELNPELYEIEKSIYFHSNTDVSSTYKGKANLEFRPDKLEAGVIKGDKIKHMIFGDGLVVKVIDRYISVAFSDPKQGVKMIPISSSAWEKI, translated from the coding sequence ATGATAAAAGAACTATTAAAAGAATTAAATGATGAGCAACTAGATTCAGTAATCACTACAGATGTTCCTGTAAGAATAATTGCAGGAGCAGGTAGTGGAAAAACAAGAGTTATAACAACTAAAATAGCGTATTTAATAGAAAAAGAAGGAATTTATCCACCAAAAATATTAGCAGTTACTTTTACAAATAAAGCAGCTCAGGAAATGAAAGATCGAGTTAATAAAATAATTCCAAATTTGGATAGAAATCCGTTAATTACAACTTTTCACTCTTTTTGTGTCAGAGTACTTAGAGAAGATTGCGAAGATATAGGAATATCAAAGGATTTTACTATTATTGATGCATCAGATCAGGCGAAGATAATTAGAGATATAATTAAAAAACTTGATATTAGCACTGATAAAAATAGACCAGAAAGAAAAATTTTATCAAAAATAAGTAATTGAAAAGCAAAACAAATTGATTGAAATGAAGCTTATGAAGAAACTTTCAATTTTGAAGAAAAAAAATGAGCAAAAGCATATAGAGATTATCAACAATATTTATATGATAAAAATTATTTAGATTTTGACGATTTAATTTTAAAGGTTCATAAACTTTTTAATGAAAATATACAAATAAGAGAAAAATGAAGAAATAGATTTGATTATATAATGGTTGATGAATTTCAAGATACAAATTACACTCAATTTGATTTGGTTAAATGATTAACAGGTTCAAAAAATAATTTAACAGTTGTTGGAGACCCAGATCAAACTATTTACTCATGAAGAGGGGCAAAAGTTAATATTATTCTTAATTTTAAAAATGAATTTGCAAATTCACGTACAATAATGTTAACTGAAAATTATAGATCAACAAAACCAATTTTGGATATAGCAAATAATTTTATTGATAATAATAAAAATAGAGAAAAAAAAGATATTTTTACTCAAAAAAAAGCGGGAGAAATTGTTCAAGTAAAAGAAGTGGCTTCAAGAAATTTTGAAGCAAAATTTGTAACTAAAAAAATTAAGGAATTAGTTGAAGAAAATAATTATAAATACTCAGATATTTTTGTACTTTATAGAACAAATGCTTGATCTCAAGAATTTGAAAAGGAGTTTCAAAATCAGAAAGTTCCATTTCAACTTATTGGTGGATTTAAGTTTAGAGATAGAAAAGTAATTAAAGATGTAACTGCACTTTTGCGTTCAGTTGTTTTTAAAGATGACTTAGCTATGGAAAGAGTTTTTACATTTACTCCTAAAGTAGGAGCTGTAACAGCTTCAAAATTAAAAATTGCTTCAGAGCAATTGAACTTAAACTTATTTGATTTTTTGACATCTCAAAATCAAGAAGTCAATCAAATATCAAAAAATTTAAATGAACTGGTTGCTTGTTTAATAAAAGCAAGAGAGATTTTTGAAGAAAATAAGAGTATATTAAAGTTAACAGAAACTTTAATTAAAGAATCTGGTTATAGAGACCGATTAGATTTAAAAGATAAAGAAGATATTGAAGCACTACAAAATTTAGAAGCTTATTATGACCAAATGGAAAAATATGATAATTATTATAATGAATCTGAAAATGAATTAAATAGAGCAGTCATGTTTCTACAAGAAGAAGCTTTATCAAGCGATGAAGATAATCAAAGCGAGATAAATAAGGTTACTTTATTAACAATTCATTCCGCAAAGGGATTAGAAAACAAAGTAGTATTTATTGTAGGTTTAAATAAAGATGTATTTCCTTCAAAAATGAGTTTTTTATCAATTGAAAATCTTGAAGAGGAAAGAAGAGCCTTTTATGTTGCTATTACAAGAGCACAGGAAAGAGTATTTATATCGTATGTATCTGGAGAATATTCTTATATTTCTAATGGAGAATTAGGACCTTCAAGATTTATTCAAGAACTTAATCCTGAATTATATGAAATTGAAAAAAGTATTTATTTTCACTCAAATACTGATGTTTCAAGTACTTATAAGGGAAAAGCAAATTTAGAGTTTAGACCTGATAAATTAGAAGCTGGAGTTATTAAGGGAGATAAAATAAAGCATATGATATTTGGAGATGGACTAGTTGTTAAAGTTATTGATAGGTATATCTCAGTGGCATTTTCAGACCCCAAACAAGGGGTTAAAATGATACCAATTAGCTCTAGTGCATGAGAAAAAATATAA
- a CDS encoding HPr family phosphocarrier protein — MTSFTAKVIDPVGLHARPASVLTKEASKYASEIKIKCGDKEGNLKSIMNVMALAVKTGAEITIEANGEDESAAIEAIEKAMKDNSII; from the coding sequence ATGACTTCATTCACAGCTAAAGTAATTGATCCAGTAGGATTACATGCCAGACCTGCATCAGTTTTAACAAAAGAAGCATCAAAATATGCATCAGAAATTAAAATAAAATGCGGAGATAAAGAAGGTAATTTGAAATCAATTATGAACGTTATGGCACTTGCAGTAAAAACTGGTGCTGAAATTACAATTGAAGCAAATGGCGAAGACGAAAGTGCAGCTATTGAGGCAATTGAAAAAGCAATGAAAGATAACTCAATTATCTAG
- the nrdF gene encoding class 1b ribonucleoside-diphosphate reductase subunit beta — MAKKKNQYYYDSLSPIEFALNKFKGRMRSVNWNVMNDDKDLEVWNRATQNFWLPEKVPVSNDLVSWKTLTPEWQELVTRTFTGLTLLDTIQATVGDVAQVQNSLTDHEQVIYTNFAFMVAVHARSYGTIFSTLCSSDQIEEAHEWVINCDSLQERAKALIPYYTGNDPLKSKVAAALMPGFLLYGGFYLPFYLSARGKLPNTSDIIRLILRDKVIHNYYSGYKYQRKVEKLSPEKQAEMKKFVFDLLYELIDLENKFLYELYDGFGIAEDAVRFSLYNAGKFLQNLGYESPFTEEETRIEPEIFTQLSARADENHDFFSGNGSSYVMGVTEETSDEDWEF, encoded by the coding sequence ATGGCAAAGAAAAAAAACCAATATTACTATGATTCACTTTCTCCGATTGAATTTGCTTTAAATAAGTTTAAAGGAAGAATGAGATCAGTGAATTGAAATGTAATGAATGACGATAAAGATTTAGAGGTTTGAAATAGAGCTACACAAAATTTTTGATTACCTGAAAAAGTACCAGTTTCAAATGACTTAGTTTCTTGAAAAACACTAACTCCTGAATGACAAGAATTAGTAACAAGAACTTTTACTGGACTTACTTTATTAGATACTATTCAAGCAACTGTTGGAGATGTTGCTCAAGTTCAAAATTCATTAACAGATCATGAGCAAGTTATTTATACTAATTTTGCATTTATGGTAGCTGTTCATGCAAGATCTTATGGAACAATTTTTTCTACATTATGTTCAAGTGACCAAATAGAAGAAGCACATGAATGAGTAATTAATTGTGATAGTTTGCAAGAAAGAGCTAAAGCATTAATACCATATTACACAGGAAATGATCCATTAAAATCAAAAGTTGCAGCAGCACTTATGCCAGGGTTCTTACTTTATGGAGGATTTTACTTACCGTTTTATTTATCAGCAAGAGGTAAATTACCAAATACATCAGATATTATAAGATTAATTTTAAGAGATAAAGTTATTCATAATTATTACAGTGGATATAAATATCAAAGAAAAGTTGAAAAATTATCTCCTGAAAAACAAGCAGAGATGAAAAAATTTGTATTTGACTTATTATATGAATTAATAGATTTAGAAAATAAATTTTTATATGAATTATATGACGGGTTTGGTATTGCAGAAGATGCAGTCAGATTTAGTTTATACAATGCAGGAAAATTTTTACAAAACTTAGGATATGAATCTCCATTTACAGAAGAAGAAACTAGAATCGAACCAGAAATATTTACACAATTATCAGCAAGAGCTGATGAAAATCATGACTTTTTCTCAGGGAATGGGTCATCATATGTTATGGGTGTAACTGAAGAAACATCTGATGAGGATTGAGAATTTTAA
- the nrdI gene encoding class Ib ribonucleoside-diphosphate reductase assembly flavoprotein NrdI — protein sequence MHDDVIRISNKDIKKPKGKVFVVYFSSVSNNTHRFMEKLDVNDARIPYELDDQLIVQKEYVLITPTYAGGGGDTKGAVPVQVIRFLNNENNRNLCRGVIASGNTNFGDTFAIAGPIISKKLKVPLLYQFELLGTVNDVETIRKILEDFWEE from the coding sequence ATGCATGATGATGTTATTAGAATATCAAATAAAGATATTAAAAAACCAAAGGGAAAAGTATTTGTTGTATACTTTTCTTCAGTCTCTAATAATACCCATAGATTTATGGAAAAACTAGATGTAAATGATGCAAGAATTCCCTATGAATTAGATGATCAATTAATTGTTCAAAAGGAATATGTTTTAATAACTCCAACTTATGCTGGAGGCGGCGGAGACACAAAGGGTGCTGTACCAGTTCAAGTAATTAGATTTCTAAATAATGAAAATAACAGAAATTTATGTAGAGGAGTAATAGCTTCTGGAAACACTAATTTTGGTGATACGTTTGCAATTGCAGGACCAATAATTTCTAAAAAATTAAAAGTTCCTTTACTATATCAATTTGAGCTTTTAGGAACAGTAAATGATGTTGAAACAATAAGAAAAATCTTGGAAGATTTTTGAGAGGAATAA
- the nrdE gene encoding class 1b ribonucleoside-diphosphate reductase subunit alpha, which produces MKKDNIKNLSGTNESDEYIKLNARAKLFVPGQDNFKLDIQAAELYMKEHIEPNMMKFSTTKERIDYLVKNQYYDDEVIKKYTIKQIDELSKYAYSFDFKFPSFMGALKFFNAYGLKSFDGKQYLESYEDRVVLNALFLGGGNFEKAKNILKQIILGRFQPATPTFLNAGKKQRGEYVSCYLLRVEDNMESIARAVTTSLQLSKRGGGVAICLTNLREFGAPIKNIENQATGVIPVMKILEDSFSYANQLGQRQGAGAVYLNVHHPDIMSFLDTKRENADEKIRIKSLSLGVVVPNITFDLAKENKDMALFSPYDVEKVYKKPFSDISVTDEYENMLKNKDIKKTYINARKLFQAIAELHFESGYPYLLFDDTVNNNNAHPVAGRIVMSNLCSEIVQVSTPSEYNSDLSFKKTGEDICCNLGSMNIAKTMESGEEFSEVIYNSILALDHVSRNSDLSSAPSIENGNKNNHAVGLGAMNLHGFLSVNHIYYNSPEAIDFTNMFFYTMAFHAFKASNRLAKEYGSFAGFKISKFADGSYFDKYTKCENNKFIPQSEKIKNLFEKYKVSIPTQKEWIELSNEIKKTGLANSHLMAVAPTGSISYLSSCTPSLQPVVAPVEVRKEGKLGRVYVPAYKIDFDNMGYYSLGAYEVGPDPIIDIAAAAQQHVDQAISLTLFMTDQVTTRDLNKAYVRAFKKGCASIYYVRVRQEVLEDSENYECDACVI; this is translated from the coding sequence ATGAAAAAAGATAATATAAAAAATCTTTCTGGTACAAATGAATCAGATGAATATATAAAATTGAATGCCAGAGCTAAATTGTTTGTGCCTGGTCAAGATAACTTTAAATTAGATATTCAAGCTGCAGAATTATATATGAAAGAGCATATTGAACCAAATATGATGAAGTTCTCAACTACTAAAGAAAGAATAGATTATTTAGTAAAAAATCAATATTATGATGATGAAGTTATTAAAAAATATACAATAAAGCAAATTGATGAATTAAGTAAATATGCATATTCATTTGACTTTAAGTTTCCTAGTTTTATGGGAGCTTTAAAATTCTTTAACGCTTATGGTTTAAAAAGTTTTGATGGAAAACAATATTTGGAAAGTTATGAAGATAGAGTAGTTTTAAATGCGTTATTTTTAGGGGGTGGGAACTTCGAAAAAGCTAAAAATATTTTAAAGCAAATTATTTTAGGAAGATTCCAACCAGCAACTCCAACATTTTTAAATGCAGGTAAAAAACAAAGAGGAGAATATGTTTCTTGTTATTTACTTAGAGTTGAAGATAACATGGAATCAATTGCAAGAGCAGTAACAACATCTTTACAATTATCAAAACGTGGAGGGGGAGTTGCAATTTGTTTAACTAACCTAAGAGAATTTGGAGCTCCTATTAAAAATATTGAAAATCAAGCAACAGGTGTAATTCCTGTAATGAAAATTTTAGAAGATTCATTTTCTTATGCAAACCAATTGGGGCAAAGACAAGGAGCTGGAGCTGTATACTTAAATGTTCACCATCCAGATATAATGTCATTCCTTGATACAAAACGTGAAAATGCTGATGAAAAAATAAGAATTAAATCTTTATCATTAGGAGTTGTTGTTCCTAACATTACTTTTGATTTAGCAAAAGAAAATAAAGATATGGCACTTTTCAGTCCATATGATGTTGAGAAAGTTTATAAAAAACCATTTTCAGATATTTCTGTAACTGATGAGTATGAAAATATGTTAAAAAATAAAGATATTAAAAAAACATATATTAATGCTAGAAAGTTATTTCAAGCAATAGCAGAATTACATTTTGAAAGTGGTTATCCATATTTATTATTTGATGATACTGTAAATAACAATAATGCTCATCCAGTAGCTGGAAGAATTGTTATGAGTAACTTGTGTAGTGAAATTGTTCAAGTTTCAACTCCAAGTGAATATAATTCAGATTTATCTTTCAAAAAAACAGGAGAAGATATTTGTTGTAATCTTGGAAGTATGAATATTGCAAAAACAATGGAAAGTGGAGAAGAGTTTTCAGAAGTTATTTATAATTCGATCCTTGCTTTAGATCATGTTTCAAGAAATAGTGATTTATCAAGTGCACCATCAATTGAAAATGGAAATAAAAATAATCATGCTGTAGGTTTAGGTGCTATGAATTTACATGGATTCTTATCAGTAAATCATATTTATTATAATTCACCCGAAGCAATTGACTTTACTAATATGTTTTTCTATACAATGGCTTTCCATGCTTTTAAAGCTTCGAATAGATTAGCAAAAGAATATGGTTCTTTTGCAGGATTTAAAATTTCAAAATTTGCAGATGGTTCATATTTTGATAAATATACTAAATGTGAAAATAACAAATTTATTCCTCAATCAGAAAAAATTAAAAATTTATTTGAAAAATACAAAGTTTCAATACCAACTCAAAAAGAATGAATAGAGCTATCAAATGAAATTAAAAAAACAGGATTAGCTAATTCACATTTAATGGCAGTTGCTCCAACAGGTTCAATAAGTTACTTATCATCTTGTACACCAAGTTTACAACCAGTAGTTGCACCAGTTGAAGTTAGAAAAGAAGGAAAACTTGGAAGAGTTTATGTTCCTGCTTATAAAATTGATTTTGATAATATGGGTTATTATTCATTAGGAGCATATGAAGTTGGTCCAGATCCTATTATTGATATCGCAGCAGCAGCACAACAACACGTTGATCAAGCAATATCATTAACATTATTTATGACTGACCAAGTAACTACAAGAGATTTAAATAAAGCTTATGTAAGAGCCTTTAAAAAAGGATGTGCTTCAATTTACTATGTAAGAGTACGTCAAGAAGTTCTTGAAGATAGTGAAAATTATGAATGTGATGCTTGTGTTATTTAA